One Bradyrhizobium diazoefficiens DNA window includes the following coding sequences:
- a CDS encoding PIG-L deacetylase family protein yields MTERVLVVAAHPDDEALGCGGTMARHALAGDGVDVVFLADGVFSRTTADLDTRRDSARKACAILGANVPTFFEFPDQKLETVGFLEIVQAIEPVIAQLQPTVIYTHHGGDLNLDHRIVHQAVMTALRPMPASTYRAIYAFEVASSTEWASSAIGEAFRPDHFVDINATIDRKFEALQAYAQEMRDFPHARSYEALRALAVVRGAGVGLSSVEAFVTLRSIVR; encoded by the coding sequence GTGACCGAGCGTGTCCTGGTTGTCGCCGCACATCCCGACGACGAGGCTCTCGGCTGCGGCGGCACGATGGCGCGGCATGCGCTCGCCGGCGACGGCGTCGACGTGGTGTTCCTGGCCGATGGCGTGTTTTCGCGGACGACTGCAGACCTCGATACCCGTCGCGACTCGGCCCGCAAGGCCTGCGCGATCCTTGGCGCCAATGTGCCGACCTTCTTCGAGTTCCCGGACCAGAAACTCGAGACTGTCGGCTTTTTGGAGATCGTGCAGGCGATCGAGCCTGTCATTGCCCAGCTCCAGCCGACGGTGATCTACACGCACCACGGCGGTGACCTCAATCTCGACCACCGAATCGTCCATCAAGCCGTCATGACGGCGCTGCGTCCAATGCCCGCCAGCACCTATCGGGCGATCTACGCGTTCGAGGTGGCGTCCTCGACGGAATGGGCCAGTTCCGCGATCGGCGAGGCGTTTCGCCCCGACCATTTCGTCGACATCAATGCCACGATTGACCGCAAATTCGAGGCGCTGCAGGCCTATGCGCAGGAAATGCGTGATTTTCCCCATGCGAGGTCTTATGAGGCCCTGCGGGCGCTCGCCGTCGTGCGGGGGGCGGGCGTCGGCCTCTCGTCGGTGGAGGCGTTTGTTACATTGCGAAGCATAGTCCGGTGA
- a CDS encoding DUF6056 family protein, with amino-acid sequence MRSRARFVWALASLIPAIFLLGLFALTFLSAPEHDDFCFADLNTRFGFIQTISIYYHTVSGRIVALVLTQLPPMIAAAANVGLLSVYSATLAVSAGLFLLGSAIATIRGWPRASALQLTFLTLAFASTVLSAAPSVRELLYWLAGLTCYVPAAVITILILGECTRALDAETGFSWPLTVCMALGGLVAALSNEFTGLWLLLILAASLVARQLFGRPRQIMQHGLIALVIAIAFAIVVSANGNSTRMEQLPGAGHILPSLFNGFRDSLIGLVRFFREPAIVVSLVAAGAVTLVEPEPKPASRNSKILAFGIIAICLACCYFEYFAHQYATGFRLVERAQNEALILLLFGLMLSVRLLVRSYRPQLRQRLSASRGRSLLGPVALPTSLALLMITALGLSSTASLLRKQWRELYPYWQESVARHAILTTSPNQVVAIPRHKWSPSLLMTSDVTANADRLPNDCIARYYRKAAVYAADAPR; translated from the coding sequence GTGCGATCTCGGGCCCGATTCGTCTGGGCGCTAGCGAGCCTGATCCCAGCCATTTTCCTGCTAGGCCTGTTTGCCCTGACGTTCCTGAGTGCGCCGGAGCATGACGACTTCTGTTTTGCAGACTTGAACACGCGCTTCGGCTTCATCCAGACCATTTCGATCTACTACCACACGGTGTCGGGCCGGATCGTGGCCTTGGTTCTGACCCAGCTGCCACCGATGATCGCTGCGGCCGCGAATGTCGGCCTGCTGTCGGTCTATTCGGCGACGCTGGCGGTAAGCGCAGGCCTGTTCCTGCTCGGGTCGGCTATTGCGACGATCCGCGGATGGCCTCGCGCCAGTGCGCTGCAATTGACCTTCCTCACCCTGGCGTTTGCAAGCACCGTCCTCAGCGCGGCGCCGAGCGTGCGCGAGCTGCTCTACTGGCTGGCCGGCTTGACCTGCTACGTCCCGGCCGCCGTCATCACCATCCTGATCCTGGGCGAGTGCACGCGGGCGCTCGACGCCGAAACAGGCTTTTCCTGGCCGCTCACCGTCTGCATGGCCCTGGGCGGCCTCGTTGCGGCTCTGAGCAATGAGTTCACGGGCCTCTGGTTGCTATTGATCCTCGCCGCATCCTTGGTCGCACGACAGCTGTTCGGCCGGCCGCGCCAGATCATGCAACACGGCTTGATCGCACTCGTCATCGCCATCGCCTTTGCCATCGTGGTGTCTGCCAACGGCAACAGTACCCGCATGGAGCAGCTTCCCGGCGCAGGACACATCCTGCCGTCGCTGTTCAACGGCTTCCGCGACTCGCTCATCGGGCTCGTCCGGTTCTTCCGTGAACCGGCCATCGTCGTGTCGCTCGTCGCGGCAGGCGCCGTCACCCTGGTCGAGCCGGAACCCAAGCCGGCATCCCGCAACAGCAAGATATTGGCATTCGGCATCATCGCCATTTGCCTTGCCTGCTGCTATTTCGAATATTTCGCGCATCAATATGCGACCGGATTCCGCCTCGTCGAGCGCGCGCAGAATGAGGCCCTGATCCTGCTTCTGTTCGGGCTGATGCTGAGTGTCCGGCTGCTGGTCCGCAGCTACCGCCCGCAATTGCGCCAGCGCCTTTCGGCAAGCCGGGGCCGCAGCCTTCTCGGTCCAGTCGCGCTGCCGACGAGCCTTGCGCTGCTGATGATCACCGCGCTCGGCCTCAGCTCGACGGCCTCGCTGCTGCGCAAGCAATGGCGCGAGCTTTACCCCTACTGGCAGGAAAGCGTCGCACGGCATGCCATCCTGACAACGAGCCCGAATCAGGTGGTGGCCATTCCGAGGCACAAATGGTCGCCGTCCCTGCTGATGACCTCCGACGTGACGGCCAATGCCGACAGGTTGCCGAACGACTGCATCGCCAGATATTATCGCAAAGCCGCCGTCTATGCCGCAGACGCGCCGCGATGA
- a CDS encoding capsule biosynthesis protein, with the protein MRKPQPDNPALQMSSGKTLLITTLAEYQTRFWIPVAERLCAAGHEVELLAFDDRSAEMSAAAGVPVTNMYREGLKTGAAPDDRAAFDARIQAYGLDGSNFLFSHERFTFGIRDTAALRRRFMIYTNAMEALLDRLERQGKPAELVQELGGFLSVITSFYAARRRDIRNWFIEPSFFRGRMYFTPDSFAAPEMMTQPADTVSSDVKTYLDSTLDQRAIVIPKKDQHHYSAAFKKVVNLRNSRRLAEKLWDQFALGKHQEFGHNLRHARVHAMMAVDAARLRKLYRPIPEIPFVYYPFHVPADMALTLRAPDYLDQVATVDFLLRTIPDSHVLVVKEHPAQIGAISAERLFELARRFDNFVLLPPQTNNYAVLNRADAVISVNSKSGAEALLLGKPVVVMGDAFYRTCPLVYSTDRLADVPKRLREALRAGPFDPAKGAPYFEAAWRRSFPGELYISDPTLLDTFTASLQAALAEPAVAR; encoded by the coding sequence ATGCGGAAGCCGCAACCAGACAACCCCGCCCTGCAAATGTCGTCCGGCAAAACCCTCCTGATCACGACGCTCGCCGAATACCAGACCCGGTTCTGGATTCCGGTGGCCGAGCGGCTGTGCGCGGCCGGCCACGAGGTCGAGTTGCTTGCCTTCGACGACCGCAGTGCCGAGATGTCGGCCGCGGCTGGCGTGCCCGTCACCAACATGTACCGCGAGGGTCTCAAGACCGGCGCTGCGCCGGATGACCGCGCGGCGTTCGATGCCCGCATTCAGGCCTATGGCCTCGACGGCTCCAATTTCCTGTTCAGCCACGAACGCTTCACCTTCGGCATCCGCGACACTGCCGCGCTGCGGCGGCGCTTCATGATCTACACCAACGCCATGGAGGCTCTGCTCGACCGCCTCGAACGACAAGGCAAGCCCGCCGAGCTGGTCCAGGAGCTCGGCGGCTTCCTCTCCGTGATCACGAGCTTCTACGCCGCGCGCCGCCGCGACATCCGCAACTGGTTCATCGAGCCGTCGTTCTTCCGTGGACGGATGTATTTCACGCCGGACAGCTTTGCCGCGCCCGAGATGATGACGCAGCCGGCCGACACTGTGTCGTCCGACGTGAAGACCTATCTTGATTCCACGCTCGACCAGCGCGCAATCGTGATCCCGAAGAAGGACCAGCACCATTACTCGGCCGCCTTCAAGAAAGTGGTGAACCTGCGCAACTCGCGCCGCCTCGCCGAAAAATTGTGGGACCAGTTCGCGCTCGGCAAGCACCAGGAGTTTGGACACAATCTGCGGCACGCCAGGGTGCACGCGATGATGGCCGTCGACGCGGCGCGGTTACGCAAGCTCTATCGACCGATCCCCGAGATTCCCTTCGTCTACTATCCGTTCCACGTCCCCGCCGACATGGCGCTGACATTGCGCGCGCCGGATTATCTGGACCAGGTCGCGACCGTCGACTTCCTGCTGCGGACGATTCCGGATTCGCACGTGCTCGTCGTCAAGGAGCATCCCGCGCAGATCGGCGCGATCTCTGCGGAGCGCCTGTTCGAGCTCGCGCGGCGATTCGACAATTTCGTGCTGCTGCCGCCGCAGACCAACAATTACGCCGTCCTGAACCGGGCCGATGCGGTGATCTCCGTCAACAGCAAGTCGGGCGCCGAAGCCCTGCTGCTCGGCAAGCCCGTCGTGGTGATGGGCGACGCCTTCTATCGCACCTGCCCGTTGGTCTATTCGACCGACCGCCTCGCCGACGTGCCGAAGCGCCTGCGCGAGGCGCTGCGAGCCGGGCCGTTCGATCCCGCGAAGGGTGCGCCCTATTTCGAGGCTGCGTGGCGGCGCTCGTTTCCCGGTGAGCTCTACATCAGTGACCCCACGCTGCTCGACACGTTCACGGCCTCCTTGCAGGCCGCGCTCGCCGAGCCTGCGGTTGCGCGCTGA
- a CDS encoding glycosyltransferase family 2 protein, whose protein sequence is MKTISVITPCYNEELNVRDCYEAIRQIFDNELKDYQREHIFCDNASDDRTVEILREIAAHDPAVKVIVNARNFGPMRNTFNGVMASRGDAVLLFMPADLQDPPELLPQFVSLWEAGNEIVYGIRAVREEGRLMRNVRNAYYHLLTRFSEIKIPPGVGDFQLVDRGVVERMRRVRDGYPFMRMMTFECGGRAVGVPYTWRARKKGISKNRAAALIDQGLNGLVSFTSAPLRIGLYAGFALSFASIAYAVINLLLGLVLYQRLAEPGILTLIVAMFFFGGVQLFFMGMLGEYILAIYGQVREKPVVFERERVNFDGTPRS, encoded by the coding sequence GTGAAGACAATCAGCGTTATCACCCCCTGCTACAATGAAGAGCTGAACGTCAGGGATTGCTATGAGGCGATCCGGCAGATCTTCGACAACGAACTCAAGGACTATCAGCGCGAGCACATCTTCTGCGACAACGCCTCCGACGACCGCACCGTGGAGATCCTCCGCGAGATCGCCGCGCACGATCCTGCGGTCAAGGTCATCGTCAATGCACGTAATTTCGGGCCGATGCGAAACACCTTCAACGGCGTCATGGCCTCGCGCGGCGATGCCGTGCTTCTGTTCATGCCGGCCGATCTCCAGGACCCGCCCGAGCTACTTCCGCAATTCGTGAGTCTGTGGGAGGCCGGCAACGAGATCGTCTACGGAATTCGCGCCGTTCGCGAGGAAGGGCGGCTGATGCGCAACGTCCGCAACGCCTATTACCACCTCCTGACACGCTTTTCCGAGATCAAGATACCTCCGGGCGTGGGCGACTTCCAACTGGTGGATCGTGGTGTCGTCGAACGGATGCGTCGCGTTCGCGACGGATATCCATTCATGCGGATGATGACATTCGAATGCGGCGGCCGCGCCGTGGGCGTGCCCTACACCTGGCGTGCGCGCAAGAAGGGAATATCCAAGAACCGCGCCGCGGCGCTGATCGATCAGGGTCTCAACGGACTGGTGTCCTTCACTTCGGCACCGCTGCGGATCGGACTTTATGCCGGCTTCGCGCTTTCGTTCGCGAGTATCGCCTATGCCGTGATCAACCTTCTGCTCGGCCTGGTCCTCTATCAACGCCTCGCTGAGCCCGGCATCCTGACGCTGATCGTTGCAATGTTCTTTTTCGGCGGCGTCCAACTGTTCTTCATGGGCATGCTCGGCGAATATATTCTGGCCATCTACGGCCAGGTCCGCGAGAAACCCGTGGTATTCGAGCGTGAGCGCGTCAATTTCGACGGCACACCACGCAGCTAG
- a CDS encoding thiamine pyrophosphate-binding protein — MNGAQYIAEFLARVGSDRVFLLTGGACAFMIDAVAQHPKLNYTCFQHEQGAAMAADALWRVSHKVGVTLATSGPGATNLITGIATSHFDSIPSLHITGQVNQRESSAFHGANVRQAGFQETRIVEMVGPVTKYAVMVKSAAELREELAKAYSIATSGRMGPVLIDVPMDIQQAEVGDDILLPSRLPAATEAPAQVLADLKRTLDEAKRPVVLWGAGVGLAGVERDVADWLQSSGLPFVSSWAGLSYFDHDHPGFVGQIGVYGNRGANFVLQNADAVIVLGSRLDNRQRTGNTKQFATGATVHVVDVDKEELAKYRNDGYRVSHLDFAALPELLRQLDGSPRSGEWSDHVAEMKQRYYHKEVSTSAARLNSLSPYDVIRRVNGIIAEDAIVIGDTGAAVCWLYQAFKVKRHTLFNPGGNSPMGYALPAAIGAKIDRPDRQVISYNGDGGFHLNIQELQTVRHNNLDIAIIVMNNGSYGIIKQFQDSYMQSRYSASRDGLSFPDFGALATAYGLRYARIERLEQIDPSLFTGGPIVIDVMLSEHTLIEPKLEMGRPINDQFPYLGEAEYAEGNRFVDYPRPASLRTA; from the coding sequence ATGAACGGAGCACAGTACATCGCGGAGTTTCTCGCGCGGGTCGGCAGTGATCGGGTCTTTCTCCTGACCGGCGGTGCCTGCGCATTCATGATCGATGCTGTCGCGCAGCATCCGAAGCTCAACTACACCTGTTTCCAGCATGAGCAGGGCGCGGCAATGGCCGCGGACGCGCTGTGGCGCGTTAGTCATAAGGTCGGCGTGACGCTCGCGACCTCCGGCCCGGGAGCGACCAACCTCATCACCGGCATCGCCACCTCCCATTTCGATTCCATCCCCTCGCTGCACATCACCGGCCAAGTCAACCAGCGCGAGAGCAGCGCCTTCCACGGGGCGAATGTGCGCCAGGCTGGCTTCCAGGAAACCAGGATCGTGGAGATGGTCGGGCCGGTCACCAAATACGCGGTGATGGTCAAGAGCGCGGCCGAACTGCGCGAGGAGCTGGCCAAGGCCTATTCGATCGCGACCTCCGGCCGTATGGGGCCGGTGCTGATCGACGTTCCCATGGACATCCAGCAGGCCGAGGTCGGAGACGACATCCTGCTTCCGTCGAGACTTCCAGCGGCGACGGAAGCGCCCGCGCAAGTGCTGGCGGATCTGAAGCGGACGCTGGACGAGGCAAAGCGCCCGGTGGTGCTCTGGGGTGCGGGTGTAGGGCTTGCCGGTGTCGAGCGGGACGTTGCGGACTGGCTTCAGAGCAGCGGCCTGCCGTTCGTCTCGAGCTGGGCAGGGCTCAGCTATTTCGATCACGATCATCCGGGCTTCGTCGGGCAGATCGGCGTCTACGGCAATCGCGGTGCGAACTTCGTTTTGCAGAACGCCGATGCCGTGATCGTGCTCGGCAGCCGGCTCGACAACCGCCAGCGCACCGGCAACACCAAGCAGTTTGCGACCGGCGCGACCGTCCACGTCGTCGACGTCGACAAGGAGGAGCTCGCCAAATACCGCAACGACGGCTATCGCGTCAGCCATCTGGATTTCGCCGCCCTGCCGGAGCTGTTGCGCCAGCTTGATGGCAGCCCGCGGAGCGGAGAGTGGAGCGACCATGTCGCCGAGATGAAACAGCGCTACTACCACAAGGAGGTCAGCACGTCGGCGGCGCGGTTGAACTCACTGTCGCCCTACGACGTGATTCGCCGCGTCAACGGGATCATCGCGGAGGATGCGATCGTCATCGGCGACACCGGCGCTGCGGTTTGCTGGCTCTACCAGGCGTTCAAGGTCAAGCGCCACACGCTGTTCAATCCGGGCGGCAACTCGCCGATGGGATACGCGCTGCCGGCCGCCATCGGCGCCAAGATCGATCGGCCGGACCGGCAGGTCATTTCCTACAATGGCGACGGCGGATTTCATCTCAACATCCAGGAATTGCAAACCGTCCGGCACAACAATCTCGATATCGCGATCATTGTCATGAACAACGGCTCGTACGGGATCATCAAGCAGTTCCAGGATAGCTACATGCAGAGCCGCTACAGCGCCTCGCGCGACGGCCTGAGCTTTCCGGATTTCGGCGCGCTTGCGACGGCCTACGGCCTGCGTTACGCCCGCATCGAACGTCTCGAGCAGATCGATCCGTCCTTGTTCACGGGCGGGCCGATCGTGATCGACGTGATGCTGAGCGAGCATACGCTGATCGAGCCCAAGCTCGAGATGGGGCGCCCCATCAACGATCAGTTTCCCTATCTCGGCGAGGCCGAATACGCCGAAGGCAATCGCTTCGTCGACTATCCGAGGCCGGCGTCGTTGCGAACCGCATAG
- a CDS encoding methionyl-tRNA formyltransferase: MPTEALSTEALPAYCVATVRPWNIAEFENTIRHFPGNWHLVTGKDELTSDYLRRIKPRAIFFPHWNWKVPEEITSVFECVAFHAAALPFGKGGSPVQNLIERGFAATKLTAFRMAAGFDDGDIYLQRDLSLSGSAHEIFLRASKLASSMIGEMIANWPAPTPQVGEAVTFKRRKPEQSRLEGEFDLKKVYDHIRMLDAPEYPKAFVELGETRIEFADAELHDGEVRATAVFRKIKS; the protein is encoded by the coding sequence TTGCCAACTGAAGCCTTGTCGACCGAAGCGTTGCCGGCCTATTGCGTAGCGACCGTCCGGCCCTGGAATATCGCCGAATTCGAAAACACGATACGGCACTTTCCGGGAAACTGGCACCTCGTTACCGGGAAGGATGAACTTACGTCCGATTATCTTCGGCGGATCAAGCCGAGAGCGATTTTCTTTCCGCACTGGAATTGGAAGGTCCCCGAGGAGATCACTTCGGTGTTCGAGTGCGTGGCCTTTCACGCCGCGGCCCTGCCGTTCGGGAAGGGCGGCAGCCCCGTTCAGAACTTGATCGAGCGCGGATTTGCAGCGACCAAACTGACGGCCTTCAGGATGGCGGCCGGATTTGACGACGGGGACATATATCTGCAGCGCGATCTTTCGCTCTCGGGATCGGCTCACGAGATATTTCTGCGAGCATCGAAGCTCGCCTCGTCGATGATCGGCGAGATGATCGCGAACTGGCCGGCGCCGACGCCGCAGGTCGGGGAAGCCGTGACCTTCAAGCGCCGCAAGCCGGAGCAGTCGAGGCTCGAAGGCGAGTTCGATCTGAAGAAGGTTTACGATCACATCCGCATGCTCGACGCGCCCGAATATCCGAAGGCCTTCGTCGAACTCGGAGAGACCCGGATCGAATTCGCCGACGCCGAGCTGCATGATGGCGAGGTGCGCGCCACGGCCGTTTTCAGAAAGATCAAGTCGTGA
- a CDS encoding NAD(P)-dependent oxidoreductase has product MRIFVTGATGFLGSYVVADLIEQGHDVAALLRPGARSWRLSDKLDQLSVIGGSLDDLAGLANGLRSFRPDAVVHMAWRGVANSDRNNKDQARNIVDAVELIDLAADAGATIFVGAGSQAEYGPYDRAIVESDPPRPTTLYGIAKLSSCLMAERRCAERKLRFAWLRIFSIYGPRDNDSWLIPSLIRTLRANGHMALTGCEQRWGFLHARDAAAAVRLVLANPRAEGVYNLGSPEAPPLRETVTRLRDLIGAGDLGFGEVPYRPDQVMVLAADVKRLEGLGWHPAVELEQGLRETVAWSRTADAGDT; this is encoded by the coding sequence ATGCGCATTTTCGTAACGGGAGCGACGGGTTTTCTGGGGTCTTACGTCGTAGCCGATCTGATCGAGCAGGGGCATGATGTTGCTGCGCTGCTGCGGCCTGGTGCCAGGTCCTGGCGCCTCTCGGACAAGTTGGACCAGCTCAGCGTGATCGGCGGCTCGCTCGACGACCTTGCCGGGCTTGCGAACGGACTTCGTTCCTTCAGGCCGGACGCCGTCGTCCATATGGCCTGGCGCGGGGTCGCTAACAGCGATCGCAACAACAAGGATCAGGCGCGAAACATCGTCGATGCGGTGGAGCTGATCGACCTCGCCGCGGACGCAGGCGCGACGATCTTCGTCGGTGCAGGGTCTCAGGCCGAATACGGCCCTTATGATAGAGCGATCGTCGAGAGTGATCCGCCGAGGCCGACGACTCTCTACGGCATCGCCAAACTCTCGAGCTGTCTGATGGCCGAGCGGCGCTGCGCGGAACGCAAGCTGCGTTTCGCATGGCTGCGCATCTTTTCCATCTACGGCCCCAGGGACAATGATTCCTGGTTGATTCCAAGTCTGATCAGGACGCTGCGCGCCAATGGGCATATGGCTCTGACAGGCTGCGAACAGCGCTGGGGCTTCCTTCACGCCCGAGACGCTGCGGCGGCCGTTCGGCTGGTGCTCGCGAATCCGCGCGCGGAAGGTGTCTACAATCTCGGCAGTCCGGAGGCGCCGCCGCTCCGCGAGACGGTAACACGGTTGCGGGATCTCATCGGCGCCGGAGACCTCGGCTTTGGCGAAGTGCCCTATCGGCCTGACCAGGTCATGGTCCTTGCCGCGGATGTGAAGCGGCTCGAAGGTCTGGGCTGGCATCCCGCCGTCGAGCTCGAGCAAGGATTGCGCGAAACGGTTGCGTGGTCTCGGACCGCGGATGCTGGCGACACGTGA
- the pseG gene encoding UDP-2,4-diacetamido-2,4,6-trideoxy-beta-L-altropyranose hydrolase, with translation MDKTAVFRVDASVEIGLGHLTRCLTLANALVSRGIRSCFLMRSHAAGLVHMVEGAGHAVQLLTDPARRSPETGDDALPHAHWLPTTRQQDAEQTCSALAVIGAAEWLIVDHYALDARWERACRREGLRILVIDDIADRDHDCEMLLDQNLVQQMETRYRDRVPAACVQLLGPGYALLRPEFAAQRSLLTPRSGKIGRILICLGGSDPTNETAKALAAVASLAMPQLVVDVVIGSTNPNAASVDALCRQMSNVALHRGANNVAELMRRADLSIGAGGVMSLERCCLSLPVIAVDIAANQVPSLTMLARLGALIHLGSATSVTVQDIAAGIASLGADASFMRRLGDVAGALVDGEGRKRVCAAMDAWPAT, from the coding sequence ATGGATAAAACGGCTGTCTTTCGCGTCGACGCTTCGGTCGAGATAGGGCTTGGTCACCTCACGCGGTGCCTCACGCTTGCCAATGCGCTCGTGAGCCGCGGGATCAGATCGTGCTTCCTCATGCGCAGCCATGCGGCGGGGCTTGTGCACATGGTGGAGGGAGCGGGGCACGCAGTGCAGCTTTTGACCGACCCGGCGCGGCGGTCTCCAGAGACCGGTGATGATGCCCTTCCGCATGCGCATTGGCTGCCAACGACGCGGCAACAGGATGCCGAACAGACGTGCAGCGCGCTGGCCGTGATCGGCGCGGCTGAATGGCTGATTGTCGATCATTACGCGCTCGATGCCCGATGGGAGCGCGCCTGCCGGCGCGAGGGCCTACGTATCCTCGTCATCGATGATATCGCTGATCGCGACCATGATTGCGAGATGCTGCTCGACCAGAATCTCGTTCAGCAAATGGAGACGCGCTATCGCGATCGCGTTCCGGCTGCTTGCGTGCAATTGCTTGGGCCGGGTTACGCGCTGCTGCGGCCGGAGTTTGCCGCGCAACGCAGCCTTCTAACCCCGCGCAGCGGCAAGATCGGTCGCATCCTGATCTGCCTTGGCGGCTCTGATCCGACCAACGAAACCGCGAAAGCGTTGGCGGCGGTTGCGAGCCTTGCTATGCCGCAGCTTGTCGTGGACGTCGTCATCGGTTCGACCAATCCAAACGCGGCTTCGGTCGATGCGCTCTGCCGGCAGATGTCGAACGTCGCGCTGCATCGAGGGGCAAACAATGTTGCCGAATTGATGAGACGGGCCGATCTTTCGATCGGGGCGGGTGGAGTCATGAGCCTGGAACGGTGCTGCCTGAGCTTGCCGGTGATCGCCGTCGACATCGCGGCCAATCAGGTCCCGTCGCTGACAATGCTCGCACGGCTCGGTGCTCTCATTCACCTTGGTTCTGCCACCTCCGTGACGGTGCAGGACATTGCCGCGGGGATCGCAAGCCTTGGGGCCGACGCGAGCTTCATGCGGAGGCTCGGCGACGTTGCTGGTGCGCTCGTTGACGGCGAAGGCCGTAAGCGCGTATGCGCCGCGATGGACGCTTGGCCGGCGACCTGA
- a CDS encoding glycosyltransferase family 2 protein, with protein MPLVSIIMPSWNVERFIEETIHSVQAQTFGDWELLIADDCSTDRTPAIIAEIGERDLRVKLIRMPKNGGPALARQASIDQAHGRYLAFLDSDDLWMPTKLERQLAFARDKRAALSYTAFRRIDEANTLSGRLIEVPAQLSYNQLLKNTSIATLTALVDREISGPIAMTNEGYDDFCLWLSILRRGHVAYGLNEDLARYRVRGSSVSSRPARSAKWVWNIYRNVEKLPLVRSAWCFGHWGARAWLKRREF; from the coding sequence ATGCCTCTCGTCTCCATCATCATGCCGTCCTGGAACGTCGAGCGCTTCATCGAGGAGACCATCCATTCGGTGCAAGCCCAGACTTTTGGCGACTGGGAACTGCTCATTGCCGATGACTGCTCGACGGATCGCACGCCCGCGATCATCGCGGAGATCGGCGAACGCGATCTCCGCGTCAAACTAATCCGGATGCCGAAGAACGGCGGCCCGGCGCTGGCGCGCCAGGCCTCGATCGATCAGGCGCACGGCCGCTATCTCGCATTCCTCGACAGCGATGATCTGTGGATGCCCACCAAACTCGAGCGCCAGCTTGCCTTCGCCCGCGACAAGCGCGCCGCGCTGAGCTACACCGCCTTCCGCCGCATCGACGAGGCCAACACCCTGTCGGGCCGGCTGATCGAAGTGCCGGCGCAGCTGAGCTACAATCAGCTCCTGAAGAACACCTCGATCGCGACGCTGACGGCGCTGGTCGACCGCGAGATTTCGGGGCCGATCGCCATGACGAACGAAGGCTACGACGATTTCTGCCTGTGGCTCTCCATCCTCAGGCGCGGCCACGTCGCCTACGGCCTCAACGAGGATCTGGCACGCTACCGCGTCAGGGGCTCCTCTGTCTCCAGCCGCCCTGCGCGATCAGCCAAATGGGTCTGGAACATCTACCGCAACGTCGAGAAGCTGCCGCTCGTCAGATCGGCCTGGTGCTTCGGCCATTGGGGCGCGCGCGCCTGGCTGAAGCGTCGGGAATTCTGA